In the Candidatus Korarchaeum sp. genome, AGTAATACTGACTTTCACATCTAACATGGGGACTTCGGGGCTCAGGGGACTCTTCGCTCAGTTAGTGAAGCTCGGGATAGTGGATGTGCTGATAACTAGTGTCGGAGCGATAGAGGAGGATGTGATGAAGGCCCTGGGGGAGAGGTTCTACATACATCGCTTCTCAGCTGATGACGTGGAGTTGCATGAGCTCGGTATGAATAGAGTCGGGAACATACTCATAAGTAACGATAGTTACGCTAGGTTCGAGGCATTCATCACGCGCTTCATAGATGAGCTAGAGGTGAGGAAGCTAACTGTCTCAGATTTCCTCAGGGAATTGGGGCTCAGGTTGAGCGATGAGAACTCCTTCCTCTATCAAGCAGCTAGGAGGGGAGTCCCTATCTTCTGCCCAGCTATAACTGATGGTGCCCTCGGCTTCCACTTATTCATGGCTAGGGAGAGGCACCCGGATTTCGAGCTAGATGTCATAGGGGACTTCGGGAAGATGGTATTGATGCTGAGTCAGGAGGACAGGAAGGGCGTGATAGCCCTCGGAGGGGGGGTATCTAAGCATCACGCGATAC is a window encoding:
- a CDS encoding deoxyhypusine synthase family protein; amino-acid sequence: MEYVKDIVWKPGMGVRELVESLGSIGFQATELYKAAEIFFKMKREGAKVILTFTSNMGTSGLRGLFAQLVKLGIVDVLITSVGAIEEDVMKALGERFYIHRFSADDVELHELGMNRVGNILISNDSYARFEAFITRFIDELEVRKLTVSDFLRELGLRLSDENSFLYQAARRGVPIFCPAITDGALGFHLFMARERHPDFELDVIGDFGKMVLMLSQEDRKGVIALGGGVSKHHAILMTLLSGGADYAIYITTSTQFSGSMSGATTSEAKSWGKIKDDSDSVTVIGDATILFPLIAFYTIERLREEGLLRW